The following nucleotide sequence is from Caldibacillus debilis DSM 16016.
GGAACTTTTGGGATATCGGCGAAGGGCCGAGCGGACCGAACTCGGAGATCTTCTATGACCGGGGTCCGGAATTCGGGAACGATCCGAACGATCCGGAACTTTTCCCGGGCGGGGAAAACGACCGCTATTTGGAAGTGTGGAATCTGGTCTTTTCCCAATTCAATCATAATCCCGACGGCAGCTACACCCCCCTCCCGAAGAAGAACATCGATACGGGGATGGGTCTGGAGCGGATGGCTTCCATCCTGCAGAACGCCCCGACGAATTTTGAGACGGATCTGTTCCTGCCGATCATCCGGGAGACGGAGAAAATTTCCGGGGAGACCTACGGACGGGACCGGGAAAAGGACGTGGCCTTCAAGGTCATTGCCGATCATATCCGCGCCGTGACCTTCGCCGTCTCCGACGGGGCCCTTCCTTCCAACGAAGGACGGGGGTATGTCCTCCGAAGACTGCTCAGGCGCGCCGTCCGTTACGGGAAAATGCTCGGCATCGACCGGCCGTTCATGCACGGGCTCGTTCCGGTCGTCGCGGAGATTATGGGCGATTTCTATCCGGAAGTGGCCAAAAGAAAAGAATTTGTCCAAAAGGTTGTCAAAACGGAAGAGGAACGTTTCCATGAAACCCTCAACGAAGGGCTGGCCATCCTGCAGGAGGTCATCAAGGAAGAAAAGGAAAAAGGGACAAAGGTCATCAGCGGGGAAGTGGTGTTTAAGCTTTATGACACCTACGGTTTTCCCGTCGAGCTGACGGAGGAATACGCCGCGGAAAGCGGCATGGAAATCGACCGCACGGGATTTGAAACGGAAATGGAAAAACAGCGGGAGCGGGCGAGAAACGCCCGGCAGGAAGCCGGTTCCATGCAGGTCCAGGGCGGCGTCCTGGGCGATATCACCGTCCAAAGCGAATTTGTCGGCTACGACTTGCTGGAAACAGAGGCGAAGGTCCTGANNATCATAAAGGACGGAGATTTGGCCGACGGGGCTTCCAGCGGGGAAGAAGTGCAAATGATTTTGGACCGCACCCCCTTTTATGCGGAAAGCGGCGGGCAAGTCGCCGACCGGGGGATCATCGAAAACGCCCATTTCCTCGGCAGGGTGCTGGACGTGCAAAAATCCCCGAACGGGCAAAACCTGCATAAAGTTTTTGTGGAATCGGGAAGCCTCCTGACCGGCGAACAAGTGACGGCAAAGGTCGATGAAAAAAGCCGGGTGAACATCACGAGAAACCATTCCGCCACCCACCTGCTGCACCGGGCGTTAAAGGACGTCTTGGGCGAACATGTCAACCAGGCGGGCTCCCTGGTGGCGCCGGACCGTTTGCGCTTCGACTTCTCCCATTTCGGGCCGGTGACGCGGGAAGAATTGGAGCGGATCGAAACGATCGTCAACGAAAAGATTTGGGAAAGCCTGCCCGTCACCATTTCCCACATGCCCCTTGATGAAGCCAAGGCCATGGGCGCCATGGCCCTCTTCGGGGAAAAATACGGGGAGATCGTCCGCGTCGTGAATATCGGCGGCTATTCCCTCGAGTTGTGCGGCGGCTGCCATGTGCCGAACACCTCCGTCATCGGCTTGTTCAAGATCGTCTCCGAAGAAGGGATCGGCGCCGGAACCCGGCGGATCGAAGCCTTGACCGGCGAAAGGGCATACGCCTATTTCAACAGCCAAATCGAGATCTTGAACGCGTCGGCGAAAAAGTTAAAGGCGCGGCGGGAAGAATTGCCGGAAAGAATTGAAGGCCTGCTGAACGAAGTGAAGGAACTGCAGCGGGAAAACGAATCCCTGGCGGCCAAGATCAGCCATTTGGAGGCGGAACAATTGGTCGGCTCGGCGAAAGAGATCAACGGCGTCAAGGTCTTGGCCAAAAGGGTACAGGCCCGCAATATGAATCAGCTGCGCGCCATGGTGGATGAATTGAAGGTGAAGATCGGATCCGGCGTCATCGTCCTCGGCACCGTTGACGACGACGGCAAAGTCCAGTTGAGCGCCGGGGTGACGAAGGATTTGACCGGCCGCTATCACGCCGGAAAGCTGATCAAGGAAGTCGCGGGCATATGCGGCGGCAGTGGCGGCGGCAGGCCGGACATGGCGCAGGCGGGCGGAAAAAATCCCGGCAAGCTGGACGAGGCGCTCGCCTTTGCCGAGAACTGGATAAAAAAGTTTTAATATCTTGTTCAACTGGTGTACAATATAAATAACAGTCAGGCTGCGCAGTTTGCCAACGGAAAGCGAGGTGCATGAAGTGGGATCGCTGGACAAAACCATGCAATTCCATTTTCCCGAAGAGCCGCTGGAGAAGGAAGTAAGGGAAGTCATCTTTCACGTTTTCCAGGCGCTGGAGGAAAAAGGATACAATCCGATCAACCAAATCGTCGGCTACTTATTATCAGGGGATCCCGCCTATATCCCGAGGCATAAGGACGCCAGAAACATCATCCGGAAACTGGAGCGGGATGAAATCATCGAAGAGCTGGTAAAATCCTATTTGGAGCATCATCGTGAGGAAAAGTAATGCGGATCATGGGACTGGATGTCGGCACGAAAACGGTGGGCGTGGCGGTTAGCGACCCGTTCGGCTGGACCGCCCAGGGAGTGGAAACGATCGCCATCGACGAAGAACAGGACGAATACGGTTGGGAGCGGCTGGGAAAACTCATCGCGGAATATCAGGTGGATCAAATCGTCATCGGTTTTCCGAAAAACATGGACGGATCCACCGGTCCGCGGGCGGAAGCGGTCCGGCGATACGCCGCCATGGCGGAAGAAAGGTTTCATATCCCGGTCATTTTATGGGACGAGCGCCTGTCGACGATGGCCGCCGAGAGGATTTTGCTGAAGGCGGACATGAGCAGAAAAAAAAGGAAAAAGGTCATCGACAAGATGGCGGCGGTCATGATTTTGCAAAATTATTTGGACAGCAAAAAATCACGGATATAATACGGAGGTTAAAAAATGGAACACGGCGACAACCACATTACGGTCATCGACGACGAAGGCAACGAGCAGCTGTGCGAGATCCTGTTCACCTTCGAATCGGATGAATTTAACAAATCCTATGTCCTCTATTATCCGGTGGGGGCTGAAGAGGATGAAAACGGGGAAATCCAAATTTACGCATCCAGCTTTACGCCGGGCGACGAAGAAGGGCAATTGCAGCCGATTGAAACGGAGGAAGAATGGGATATGATCGAGGAAGTGCTGGACGCTTTCCTCGCGGAAGAGGAAGAGGAGGAAGAAAAATAAAAAAATGGCAGAGTAATCGATTTTCATTCGATTGCTCTTTTTTTTCAGAAAAATATTGCCATTGATTCGGGAAAGTATAGTATAATGATTCGCGAGAATCGGTTACTTTCCCGAATATCCTCGAATTTTAAGGAGGAAGCGCATGGATAAAGAACAAATCTTGCTGGAGAGGCAAAGGGAAGCGAAAGTCGTCCGGAAAATCGTCTTCATCACCGCCTCCGTCATTCTCCTCATTTTTGCCGGAATCGTGACGGGGGGATATTTATATGTGAAAAACGCGCTGGAACCGCGGGATCCGCAGGATCACCGGGAAATTGAAGTGAAAATCCCGATCGGGTCCGGGGTGGGGACCATCGCCGACATCTTGGAAAAGAAGAAGGTCATCAAAGACGCCACCGTTTTCAAGTATTACGTGAAATTGAAAAACGAAACCGGTTTCCAGGCGGGCACCTATCATTTGAAGCCTTCGATGACCTTCGATGAAATAATCGCCAGCCTGAAAACGGGAAAAGTCTATAAAGACGCGGTCTACAAAATCACGATCCCGGAAGGGACCCGCCTGAAGGACATCGTTGCGATCATCGACAGGGAAACGAAATATTCGAAAGGCGAGATTGAAGCCTTAGTGAACGACCGGACATTTATCAGACAATTGATGGACGAGTATCCCGGATTGCTGACCGAAGAGATTTTGCAGAAAAATGTCAAATATCCGCTGGAGGGATATTTGTTTCCCGCCACCTATACATTTGACGACGAGAATGTTCCCTTGGAAAATATTATAAGAGAGATGGTGAAAAAGACGGACGATGTCCTGCAGAAATATTTGCCGGACATCGAACAGAAGAAGATGACCGTCCATCAGGTGCTGACGCTGGCTTCCCTGATCGAGGAGGAAGCGACGAAGCTGTCCGACCGGAAACTGATTTCCAGCGTGTTTTACAACCGGATGAAGATCGGCATGCCCCTGCAGACGGATCCGACGGTGTTGTACGCCCTCGGGATCCATAAAGACAGGGTGCTCTATGAAGACTTAAAAGTGAACGATCCGTACAACACTTACAAGCACGCCGGGCTGCCTCCAGGGCCGATCGCCAATGCCGGCACCGACTCGATTGAAGCGGCGCTGTATCCGAAACATTCCGATTACTATTATTTCCTGGCGACCAAAACGGGGGAAGTGCTGTTTTCCAAAACGAAGGAAGAGCATGATGAAAAATACAACACCCATATCGCCGGGCAAAAATGATATTCGCTTTTTTCCGATTCTGTGTTATAATATCTCAAGTATTTAAAGAGGATGCATGGAAGAAGGAAAAGGAGCGGGCTCATTCAGCAGTCGCTTCTTCTCTTTATGGGGAAAAACGGCTCCGCTCTCGGCCGGAGGAAGGGGCCGGGCATATGCGGCAACGGAATTGCGGTCTTTCCGCGGGTTTCAAAAAAATCTGCGGAAAGATCCCCTTTTTTTAACCGCCGGCGGATAACCGGACGGAAAAAATCCTCTATGCCGGGACGGGATGCCGGCTTCGGGATCCGGAAGCCCGGATCTTTGGAACCGGCCCCGGTTGCCATGGACGCCATCCTGCCGGAACGGGTCGCGGCCGGACGGCCGGTGCCGCCGGGGAGAGGCGGAAAATTTCTTTCGCCGGCAGAAATCCGGCGCCTGAGGGAAAAAGGGCATGCCCGGCGATTTTCGAGGTGAGCCTGATGAAAAGACCTGAAATCTCTGTCACCCCCTTTTCCGTGGAAGATATCGAACCGTTGATCGAAGCCGGGGCCGATGCCTTCCTCATCGGGGAAGAGCGCTACGGGCTTTGCCTGGCGGGGGAATTTAAGCGGGAGGAT
It contains:
- the ruvX gene encoding Holliday junction resolvase RuvX gives rise to the protein MRIMGLDVGTKTVGVAVSDPFGWTAQGVETIAIDEEQDEYGWERLGKLIAEYQVDQIVIGFPKNMDGSTGPRAEAVRRYAAMAEERFHIPVILWDERLSTMAAERILLKADMSRKKRKKVIDKMAAVMILQNYLDSKKSRI
- a CDS encoding DUF1292 domain-containing protein yields the protein MEHGDNHITVIDDEGNEQLCEILFTFESDEFNKSYVLYYPVGAEEDENGEIQIYASSFTPGDEEGQLQPIETEEEWDMIEEVLDAFLAEEEEEEEK
- the alaS gene encoding alanine--tRNA ligase; the encoded protein is MKRLSSSEIRQMFLAFFREKGHRVEPSASLIPKDDPSLLWINSGVATLKKYFDGRVKPENPRITNVQKSIRTNDIENVGKTARHHTFFEMLGNFSIGDYFKKEAIEWAWEFLTSPKWIGFDPDRLSVTIHPEDDEAFRIWRDEIGIPEERIIRLEGNFWDIGEGPSGPNSEIFYDRGPEFGNDPNDPELFPGGENDRYLEVWNLVFSQFNHNPDGSYTPLPKKNIDTGMGLERMASILQNAPTNFETDLFLPIIRETEKISGETYGRDREKDVAFKVIADHIRAVTFAVSDGALPSNEGRGYVLRRLLRRAVRYGKMLGIDRPFMHGLVPVVAEIMGDFYPEVAKRKEFVQKVVKTEEERFHETLNEGLAILQEVIKEEKEKGTKVISGEVVFKLYDTYGFPVELTEEYAAESGMEIDRTGFETEMEKQRERARNARQEAGSMQVQGGVLGDITVQSEFVGYDLLETEAKVLXIIKDGDLADGASSGEEVQMILDRTPFYAESGGQVADRGIIENAHFLGRVLDVQKSPNGQNLHKVFVESGSLLTGEQVTAKVDEKSRVNITRNHSATHLLHRALKDVLGEHVNQAGSLVAPDRLRFDFSHFGPVTREELERIETIVNEKIWESLPVTISHMPLDEAKAMGAMALFGEKYGEIVRVVNIGGYSLELCGGCHVPNTSVIGLFKIVSEEGIGAGTRRIEALTGERAYAYFNSQIEILNASAKKLKARREELPERIEGLLNEVKELQRENESLAAKISHLEAEQLVGSAKEINGVKVLAKRVQARNMNQLRAMVDELKVKIGSGVIVLGTVDDDGKVQLSAGVTKDLTGRYHAGKLIKEVAGICGGSGGGRPDMAQAGGKNPGKLDEALAFAENWIKKF
- a CDS encoding IreB family regulatory phosphoprotein: MGSLDKTMQFHFPEEPLEKEVREVIFHVFQALEEKGYNPINQIVGYLLSGDPAYIPRHKDARNIIRKLERDEIIEELVKSYLEHHREEK
- the mltG gene encoding endolytic transglycosylase MltG, translated to MDKEQILLERQREAKVVRKIVFITASVILLIFAGIVTGGYLYVKNALEPRDPQDHREIEVKIPIGSGVGTIADILEKKKVIKDATVFKYYVKLKNETGFQAGTYHLKPSMTFDEIIASLKTGKVYKDAVYKITIPEGTRLKDIVAIIDRETKYSKGEIEALVNDRTFIRQLMDEYPGLLTEEILQKNVKYPLEGYLFPATYTFDDENVPLENIIREMVKKTDDVLQKYLPDIEQKKMTVHQVLTLASLIEEEATKLSDRKLISSVFYNRMKIGMPLQTDPTVLYALGIHKDRVLYEDLKVNDPYNTYKHAGLPPGPIANAGTDSIEAALYPKHSDYYYFLATKTGEVLFSKTKEEHDEKYNTHIAGQK